One window of Candidatus Nitrospira kreftii genomic DNA carries:
- a CDS encoding hypothetical protein (conserved protein of unknown function), with the protein MSKFVATCVVMGVKARPSQDGTRTFRNAVLYFEEDTTTLEANISEDHEALYKQMEANKMKLAQVTVNLREFKGQRFIDVTGYQPITHGAAAGSHGK; encoded by the coding sequence ATGTCGAAATTCGTCGCAACGTGCGTGGTGATGGGCGTCAAGGCGAGACCAAGTCAGGATGGCACCCGGACCTTCCGGAATGCCGTGCTCTATTTCGAGGAGGATACGACCACCTTGGAAGCGAATATCTCCGAGGACCACGAGGCCCTCTACAAGCAGATGGAAGCGAACAAAATGAAACTGGCCCAGGTCACGGTCAATCTCCGGGAGTTCAAGGGCCAACGGTTCATCGACGTCACGGGCTATCAGCCCATCACTCACGGAGCTGCAGCTGGTTCGCACGGGAAGTAA
- a CDS encoding hypothetical protein (conserved protein of unknown function) gives MSSWSMSIGWLRFTVPSSTVEILKRVLGEGDWIRDEKGYEGYREVWICRGNDSGYGRIATGAKRAPREVHVDLSQELISHWSFDKFHTLAAWVLDQKGHFGRIDVALDDRVGVIDVDGVYEAVAKGHCVSHFRQCRIIGGLDVPTGAERGKTLALGSRQSESYLRIYDKAAEQRAKEKPVDGPWMRWEMEWKRERAQAVGLALSTLDQESFQKYIVGVFRTAVDFRNCTRADDPKDRYYAPILPWWKDLTEGMARAKLAIVQAVKTIEQVKRWAERSLAPTLSLLCAHPEAGERWLVRTIVDGVDRWRSKHLAFLQGGKTLENTRRRLQWWNPRDGFSAAYGSGMNEASPA, from the coding sequence ATGAGCAGCTGGTCGATGTCGATTGGATGGCTTCGGTTTACCGTCCCTTCCTCCACGGTGGAGATCCTGAAGCGAGTCCTCGGTGAGGGAGACTGGATCCGAGATGAGAAGGGCTATGAAGGGTACCGCGAAGTCTGGATCTGCCGAGGCAATGACAGCGGGTATGGCCGGATTGCGACAGGCGCCAAACGTGCGCCTCGCGAAGTCCATGTCGATCTCTCGCAAGAGCTGATCAGTCATTGGTCCTTTGACAAGTTTCATACGCTGGCAGCGTGGGTCTTGGATCAGAAGGGGCATTTTGGCCGGATCGATGTCGCGCTGGATGATCGGGTCGGCGTGATTGATGTCGACGGGGTCTATGAGGCCGTGGCCAAAGGCCACTGTGTCTCTCATTTTCGGCAATGCCGAATCATCGGCGGACTCGATGTGCCCACGGGGGCTGAGCGTGGCAAGACACTCGCCTTGGGGTCGCGTCAATCGGAGAGCTATCTCCGGATCTACGATAAAGCGGCGGAACAACGGGCCAAAGAGAAGCCAGTCGACGGACCCTGGATGCGCTGGGAGATGGAATGGAAGCGGGAACGGGCGCAGGCCGTGGGCTTGGCCTTATCCACGCTCGATCAAGAGTCGTTTCAGAAATATATCGTGGGCGTCTTTCGCACCGCCGTGGATTTCCGAAACTGCACCAGAGCGGACGATCCCAAGGATCGCTATTACGCGCCGATCCTCCCCTGGTGGAAAGACCTCACCGAGGGGATGGCCCGAGCCAAACTCGCGATCGTACAGGCGGTCAAGACCATCGAACAGGTCAAACGCTGGGCGGAGCGAAGCTTGGCACCCACCTTGAGCCTGCTCTGTGCCCATCCGGAGGCGGGAGAACGGTGGCTGGTCAGGACCATTGTCGACGGCGTGGATCGGTGGCGCAGCAAACACCTGGCGTTCCTCCAAGGGGGCAAGACGCTCGAAAACACGAGACGCCGGCTGCAGTGGTGGAATCCACGGGACGGATTCTCGGCGGCCTATGGCTCAGGGATGAATGAAGCCAGCCCTGCATGA
- a CDS encoding hypothetical protein (conserved protein of unknown function), translated as MKRTFLSVKELAHELGISQDSVYRAFRAGEIPGAQIARTIRFDLSKVQRAMEERAKAMPNRRCTTRAPGGASRRRDGQPSPRLVKRGRKFQPRSRRSV; from the coding sequence ATGAAGCGGACGTTCTTATCCGTCAAGGAACTGGCTCATGAGTTGGGCATCAGTCAGGACTCGGTGTACCGGGCGTTCCGGGCCGGAGAGATTCCTGGGGCACAGATTGCTCGGACCATCCGGTTCGATCTCAGCAAGGTCCAACGGGCGATGGAGGAGCGGGCCAAGGCGATGCCGAACAGGCGGTGCACAACCCGCGCGCCCGGCGGCGCCAGCCGACGGCGCGACGGGCAGCCCAGCCCCCGATTAGTCAAACGGGGGCGCAAATTCCAACCACGTTCACGGAGGTCTGTATGA
- a CDS encoding Restriction endonuclease subunit M yields MNYSEIVSFLWGVADLIRDTFKRGKYQDVILPLTVLRRLDGVLAPTKAKVLETQAKFKGKLDNLEPQLRSASKFAFYNTSRYDFEKLLEDAPHLASNLRNYIAGFSPNMREVLEKFDFDNTITKLEEAGLLFQVMERFKNVDLHPDKVDNPTMGTIFEELIRKFNEALNENPGEHFTPRDVVHLMVDLMLVGDEVQLRQKGVVRTVYDPCCGSGGMLMITKEHITIGVRKNGNILSPPINQEADIRLFGQEVNPETWAMSKSDLFIKDPKGRDADNIRFGSVLSNDRHSGHGFDYLIANPPYGKDWKRDEDAVRAEHERGPAGRFSPGLPRISDGALLFLLHLLSHRKDAKEGGSRIAIIMNGSPLFTGDAGSGESEIRRWVLENDFLEALIALPEQLFYNTGIATYVWVLTNRKAHARRGKVQLIDVSYFDQDIKQGLFCTQMRKSLGDKRREIPFEKAQDILKILKDFKDGDIRTVSTQGKSEDIVVSKTFPTTHFGFRKITVERPLRLNFQASSERLSRLDEESAFRNLAVSKKKGAAKHKEEEAGRLEQDTIRRFLRTLPGGLYKDRNEFDELLEASADKTELKLTAPIKKAILSALSEKDESAEICRDREGNPEPDPELRDTESVPLSETIESFFEREVKPHVPDAWIDTSKRDEKDGEVGIVGYEINFNRYFYRYRPPRPLEAIEADIRTMEEDIVRMLAEVTNTGRRL; encoded by the coding sequence ATGAACTACAGTGAAATCGTCAGCTTTCTTTGGGGTGTCGCGGACCTGATTCGCGACACTTTCAAGAGAGGCAAGTATCAGGATGTGATTTTACCCCTCACCGTGCTGCGTCGTCTCGACGGCGTCCTGGCTCCGACCAAAGCCAAGGTTCTTGAAACTCAGGCCAAGTTCAAGGGCAAGCTGGATAATCTTGAGCCTCAGCTCCGTAGCGCTTCGAAATTCGCTTTCTATAATACCTCGCGGTACGACTTTGAAAAGCTGCTGGAAGACGCGCCACACCTGGCTTCAAACCTGCGCAATTACATCGCGGGCTTTAGTCCAAATATGCGCGAGGTTCTAGAAAAGTTCGATTTTGATAACACCATTACCAAGCTGGAGGAAGCTGGACTGCTGTTTCAGGTCATGGAGCGCTTCAAGAATGTCGATCTCCACCCGGACAAGGTCGATAACCCGACCATGGGAACGATCTTTGAGGAACTCATCCGGAAGTTTAATGAAGCGCTCAATGAAAACCCAGGAGAACACTTTACTCCACGTGATGTCGTGCACCTGATGGTGGATCTCATGCTGGTTGGGGACGAAGTACAACTTCGGCAGAAGGGGGTTGTCCGAACCGTCTACGATCCGTGCTGTGGGTCCGGCGGGATGCTGATGATTACCAAGGAGCACATCACAATCGGGGTGCGGAAGAACGGCAACATCCTCTCACCTCCGATCAATCAGGAGGCGGACATTCGTCTGTTCGGACAGGAAGTCAATCCCGAGACTTGGGCGATGTCAAAGTCCGACCTCTTTATCAAAGACCCGAAGGGGCGTGACGCCGACAACATCAGGTTTGGCAGCGTCTTGTCGAACGACCGGCACTCGGGGCATGGCTTTGACTATCTGATTGCGAATCCTCCGTATGGCAAAGATTGGAAGCGAGATGAGGATGCGGTACGTGCGGAACACGAGCGTGGCCCAGCCGGCCGATTCTCGCCTGGACTGCCAAGGATCAGCGATGGTGCGCTCCTGTTCTTGCTGCATTTGCTGTCCCATCGAAAAGATGCGAAAGAGGGAGGCTCACGCATCGCCATTATCATGAACGGATCACCTCTCTTTACCGGTGATGCAGGAAGCGGCGAGAGTGAAATCCGCCGGTGGGTGCTGGAGAATGATTTTCTGGAAGCCTTGATCGCACTGCCTGAACAACTATTCTACAACACCGGCATCGCCACGTATGTATGGGTACTCACGAATCGCAAGGCACATGCGCGTCGGGGGAAAGTGCAACTCATCGACGTTTCGTATTTCGATCAAGACATCAAGCAAGGGCTGTTTTGCACACAGATGCGAAAGAGTCTTGGCGATAAACGCCGGGAGATACCGTTTGAGAAGGCGCAGGATATTCTGAAGATTCTGAAAGACTTCAAAGATGGCGATATCCGCACGGTCTCAACTCAAGGGAAAAGCGAAGACATTGTTGTGAGCAAGACCTTCCCAACGACGCATTTTGGCTTTCGCAAGATCACGGTGGAGCGTCCCCTGAGGCTTAATTTCCAGGCGTCATCAGAACGGCTGTCTCGGTTGGATGAAGAGTCGGCATTCAGAAACCTCGCTGTCTCCAAGAAGAAAGGAGCCGCCAAGCACAAGGAGGAAGAAGCGGGTCGACTTGAACAGGACACCATTAGAAGGTTTCTTCGTACTCTCCCCGGGGGGCTCTATAAGGACCGGAATGAATTTGACGAGCTGTTGGAGGCTTCGGCGGACAAGACCGAGCTCAAGCTTACCGCGCCGATCAAGAAGGCGATTCTTTCGGCCCTCTCAGAAAAAGACGAGTCGGCGGAGATTTGCCGGGACCGGGAGGGGAACCCTGAGCCAGATCCTGAGCTGCGCGACACTGAAAGTGTACCGCTGAGCGAAACTATCGAATCGTTCTTTGAGCGGGAAGTTAAGCCTCATGTTCCTGACGCCTGGATCGATACGTCCAAACGGGATGAGAAAGACGGCGAAGTCGGTATCGTAGGGTACGAGATTAACTTCAACCGCTATTTCTATCGCTATCGACCGCCCCGGCCTCTGGAGGCAATCGAAGCTGATATTCGGACGATGGAAGAGGATATCGTCAGGATGCTGGCGGAGGTCACTAACACGGGACGGCGTTTGTGA
- a CDS encoding Transcriptional regulator: protein MRTELTFSDLQQAGVGAFFRPRDVVGLGLTHYQLQRMVEEGRIERVGPGLYRLADVEATEMETIAMVASAVPHAIVCLLSALRVHEIGTQAPRQVWLAIDRKARKPTRLPANVRIVRFSRQLLTYGVITQPMQGVKVRLTSPARTVVDCFRYRNKIGLDVAMEALRDAVRSRKAMVSEIDRAAEVCRIRTVIGPYLEALSA, encoded by the coding sequence ATGCGAACGGAGCTGACCTTCTCGGATCTTCAGCAGGCCGGGGTCGGCGCGTTTTTCCGACCACGCGATGTAGTAGGACTCGGGCTCACGCACTACCAACTCCAGCGAATGGTTGAGGAGGGTCGTATCGAGCGGGTAGGACCGGGGCTCTACCGCCTGGCAGATGTGGAGGCCACCGAAATGGAGACGATCGCGATGGTGGCATCGGCCGTGCCGCATGCCATCGTCTGCCTGCTTTCTGCCTTGCGTGTCCACGAGATCGGCACCCAGGCTCCCCGCCAAGTGTGGCTGGCCATCGATCGCAAAGCCCGCAAGCCGACTCGACTCCCGGCCAACGTCAGAATCGTCCGATTCTCACGGCAGCTGCTGACCTATGGCGTCATCACGCAGCCCATGCAGGGCGTGAAGGTCCGGCTCACAAGCCCTGCTCGCACAGTCGTCGACTGCTTTCGCTACCGCAACAAGATCGGTCTCGACGTGGCCATGGAGGCGCTGCGCGATGCAGTACGCTCGCGCAAGGCCATGGTGAGTGAGATTGATCGGGCGGCGGAGGTCTGCCGCATCCGAACGGTCATTGGGCCATACCTGGAGGCACTCTCAGCATGA
- a CDS encoding hypothetical protein (conserved protein of unknown function), with product MTEPKHEGRAESIRHRLRNELRARGEDVTLGLSRYAVERFLYRLGRSAHRDKFVLKGATLFAMWGTAYRPTRDVDFTGYGSSDPQDVIKAFREICNQPDAVAQLVFDTENITAEAIRDGSEYDGLRIRMRAKLGDSDVPVQIDVGFGNAIVPGPEEREYRTILGDPPPRILAYPAESVVAEKTHAMVVLGQRNSRFKDFYDLYAMAGAFRFERTTLVQAVKATFERRRTTVQPALPEALAAPFYSNAARASQWRAYVTRNTLSDAPSDFGQVGDRLTAFLQPIWTDLASSSRTIGDWQNGGPWR from the coding sequence ATGACCGAGCCGAAGCACGAAGGCAGGGCGGAGTCCATCCGGCATCGGCTGCGGAACGAACTGCGCGCACGCGGCGAGGACGTGACCCTAGGACTATCACGGTATGCGGTCGAGCGATTTCTGTATCGGCTCGGCCGTTCGGCTCATCGCGACAAGTTCGTCCTGAAAGGCGCGACGCTCTTCGCGATGTGGGGCACTGCCTACAGGCCGACGCGCGATGTCGACTTTACGGGCTACGGCAGCTCTGATCCGCAGGATGTGATCAAGGCGTTTCGCGAGATCTGCAACCAACCCGACGCTGTCGCCCAGCTCGTCTTCGACACGGAGAACATCACCGCAGAAGCGATTCGGGATGGCTCTGAGTATGACGGCCTTCGCATCAGGATGCGCGCTAAGCTCGGAGACTCAGACGTTCCGGTTCAAATCGATGTCGGATTCGGTAACGCCATCGTTCCCGGCCCTGAAGAAAGGGAATACCGCACCATCCTCGGCGATCCGCCGCCCAGGATTCTTGCTTACCCGGCAGAGTCCGTCGTTGCAGAGAAGACCCATGCGATGGTGGTCCTTGGTCAGCGAAACAGCCGCTTCAAGGACTTCTACGACCTCTATGCCATGGCTGGCGCCTTCCGCTTCGAGCGCACCACCCTCGTGCAGGCCGTGAAGGCTACTTTCGAACGTCGACGCACGACAGTTCAACCCGCACTCCCCGAAGCGCTTGCTGCGCCTTTTTACTCCAACGCCGCCCGCGCGTCCCAGTGGCGCGCGTACGTGACCCGGAACACACTCTCCGATGCCCCTTCCGACTTCGGCCAGGTCGGAGATCGTCTCACCGCCTTTCTACAACCCATTTGGACCGACCTGGCGTCCAGTTCCAGAACCATCGGAGACTGGCAAAATGGAGGACCATGGCGATGA